The following DNA comes from Cellulophaga sp. HaHa_2_95.
ACGAATAATTTGTGAGCCGGTTAGATCCGAACTTAAACTATAATTTCCGTCAAAATCGGAAATAGTTCCTGCAGTAGTACCTTTAATAATAATGTTGGCTCCTGCAACAGGTATTCCGGAATCATCTGTAACCACACCCATAATTTCCGTTTGTGCGTTTACGGTAGAAAATCCAAGAATGCAAACGAATGCAAAAATTAAATTCTTCATAATTTGTCGTTTAGTTAATAAAAGTTTTTGAGTTAATTGTTTAAATACAGGATGAATTTATGTGAATATAATATTCAAAGACCCAATATTTTACTATTTTCTTATGCAAACGTTTGCGGTAACGATTGCAAAATGTTAAATTTATTTTTTACTATATTTTTTTGGACGTTTTAACGCTACACACTAATGGAAAAGAAAACAACAGTTACTTTAAAAAACCTAGCATTGCGACTAAATCTCTCGGTATCAACAGTATCTAGAGCTTTAAATAATCATCCTGATATAAGTGCACATACCATTCAAAGAGTTAAAGAGTTAGCCGAAAAGTTAAATTATGTTCCCAATTTATTTGCTAAAGGCTTCCGTTCGCATAGAACACATATTTTAGGGGTAATTGTACCTAATATATCACACCTATTTACTTCTACCTTATTAAAAGGTATTTTAGAAGAGGCAGAACAAAATGGATATCGGGTAATTATTTCAGAATCTAACAACGAAGAAAACAAGCAAACAGAGATGTTGCAAACTATGATGCAATTTGGGGCAGATGGTATCCTCTTGTCTTTGGCTAAGAAAACCAAATCAGTGCATCACATCTTAGAAACCTTGCAACGTATTCCTTTAGTCCTATTTGATAAAGTGTCGGAAAAAGTTCCATGTACTCAAATTGTTATTAATGAAGAAGAAGCCGCATTTAATGCTGTAGAACACTTGATTGGTTTGGGAAAAAAGAGAATTGCAATCTTAAAAGAAACAGAGAATTCTTTTAATTCTGAAAAACGATTTCAGGGATACAAGAGGGCTTTGAAAACCTATAATATTCCTTTAGACTTAAAGCTAGTGCAGAGCACAGAAGATATTTCGTTAAATAATGGAAAACGTTTAACAAATGTATTATTGAGCCAGAAAGTACGCCCCGATGCTATTTTCGCCATTACCGATAATGCGGCGATAGGCGCTATTAAAGCATTGCATAAATTCAACGTAAAAATTCCGGAAGAGATTGCTGTGGTAGGCTTTAGTAATTCTATTAATTCCACCATAATTCAGCCAGAATTATCTACAGTAGATCAGCCAGGAGAGCGTATTGGTAGAATTGCAGCCAAATCTCTAATAGATGAAATTAATCACCCTAATAAAGAGTTGGTATCTAAAACAATAGAGATTAAAACTAATTTAATTGTTCGTGATTCTTCTTTTAAGGCTATTTAATTTTCTAAGGGAGGTATTTCTGATACAGTACCTCTAAAACCTATAGACGTTCTCTGGGAACTAGTAATCATAATTTCACTTGTCCAATTTGGAAAAAGAAGGACCGTGATACTGTAGTGTTCATTGGAATCTCCTGAGATTTTAAATTTGATGGTATGGGTTTGCATCCTATCATTTTTAATTTGCTCATAAGAAGTTGGGACGGTATTAAATGTGATACCAGTATCATTTGTAGAATAGCCGCCTCCCATTTGACGCTCACCAAAATAAGGTAAATGCGCTGTTATACTATCACCTTTTATGCGCAGGTAATTTGTATTTCCTAACAAGTTTATATTTCCAGGCGAATTTCCAGGACCTAATAAACCGCTATTCGCCAAGGCATTCATGCTACCTGTAGCCATGGGTGTGGCCCAATCAGAAGAAATCTGAAAACTCTTTTGTAAAACGAGTTGGTCTAAAGCGATACTTTTAGGAGTAGCACTGACCAGTTTTTTAGAATTTGAGCATGCCATACTAGAAAGAAAAGCACACAGAATTACCAACAAGCGTAGCATCATAAATGATTTAATGTTGCTGAGAACTTGTATAATATGCTTGAAATTCCGACTGTAACACCATAAAATCTTCTAATTGTATTTTGATTCTATCTACTTGATTTTCTAGCAGTTCCTTTCGTTCTTTTACGGCTTCTATGATTTCTTGATTTTTGTATTTTAAACGATGCATTTGTTGTTTTAGCAAACTTTTTCGTTCAAATAGGTCTTCTGTTTTTGGCTCACAAGTGTAGCTATTCAGCTTTACATCTAACTGGTCTAACTCTTTTGAATACCGCTCTAATTTGATAAGATAGCTGCGATTATTGAAGAGATTTTTTTGCTGTGTTGAGTTAATTTTTAAATCTTCCATGTTCCCGTATTTTAATCTGACTATAATGTACGAAAAATACTTCAAAGTAAAAATGATTTAATATGGTATTAATGCATATTTAACAATTACTTTAAGGAAAAAATGTGGTATCTTTAAGTATTAGAAAAGTACACGTAGAGTATCAATTTAAATTAAATATATATGAATATCAATTTTGAATATAACGATGTAAAAGCAAGTGAAAGACTTGAAATTTTTGCAGGTAAGAAACTAACAAAGCTTTTTGATAAACATGATAATATAATTCGTGCCGATGTTTTTTTTAAAACAGAAAATACATCTACTCCAGATACCGGATTAATTTGTAATATTAAATTAAGTATTCCAGGACCTGTATTGTTTGCAGAATCTAGTAAAGGTAGTTTTGAAGCTTCAATAGCATCTTCTACAGATGAATTAGAACGTCAGCTTCAAAAGAGAAAAGATAAAATGAGTAGAGTAAAATAAACTTTGTTTCAAAATAAAGAAAGAGCGCCTTAAAATTGTACAATTTTAAGGCGCTCTTTTTATTAGGATTTTCAAAATTACTCTTCGTCTTCCAACTTCGTATCGACCGTAACAATTTCTGAGAGGTATTTAGAAAAATCTTTAGAGAAAACCTTTCTCAATAATCTTCTTCTTTTTCGATCAGAAATTTCTAGAGCATTTACCAAAGCTCTATTTCGTTTAAATTCTTGACGTTTTGTTTCTTCTGCGCTAGTGTACTCTGGCTCAAACTTAAATATTATAGGGCCCTCGTCTTTTTCTGTGGCAACAGCAATTTTAACGGGGGATTTTTCTTGAGCGACAAGTTGACAAAAGCCTACAGTAAAAAACAGGACAACGGTCCAAATTGTAGGATTCTTCATTTTTATCATATAAGTGTTCGGAATAAATATATAAGAAAGATTTGAACGGGTACTAATCCTAAATAAATAATGTAGTTTGTCGATGATAACCTGTTTTTTGGCTATAAAACAAAGGGAGCCAATGAGCTACAATAGAACGATTAGCGATAGAATTAATAATTTTATTATTCAGATAGCTATTATCAGCAAATCATTATTACTTTTACTTTTTTAAATAATTTTATATGCTGATTTGGGGATTGTTTTTGGTGTTAATTATAATTTTTTTAGCCCTTGATTTGGGTGTTT
Coding sequences within:
- a CDS encoding LacI family DNA-binding transcriptional regulator, coding for MEKKTTVTLKNLALRLNLSVSTVSRALNNHPDISAHTIQRVKELAEKLNYVPNLFAKGFRSHRTHILGVIVPNISHLFTSTLLKGILEEAEQNGYRVIISESNNEENKQTEMLQTMMQFGADGILLSLAKKTKSVHHILETLQRIPLVLFDKVSEKVPCTQIVINEEEAAFNAVEHLIGLGKKRIAILKETENSFNSEKRFQGYKRALKTYNIPLDLKLVQSTEDISLNNGKRLTNVLLSQKVRPDAIFAITDNAAIGAIKALHKFNVKIPEEIAVVGFSNSINSTIIQPELSTVDQPGERIGRIAAKSLIDEINHPNKELVSKTIEIKTNLIVRDSSFKAI
- the hpf gene encoding ribosome hibernation-promoting factor, HPF/YfiA family, which codes for MNINFEYNDVKASERLEIFAGKKLTKLFDKHDNIIRADVFFKTENTSTPDTGLICNIKLSIPGPVLFAESSKGSFEASIASSTDELERQLQKRKDKMSRVK
- a CDS encoding DUF4251 domain-containing protein, with translation MMLRLLVILCAFLSSMACSNSKKLVSATPKSIALDQLVLQKSFQISSDWATPMATGSMNALANSGLLGPGNSPGNINLLGNTNYLRIKGDSITAHLPYFGERQMGGGYSTNDTGITFNTVPTSYEQIKNDRMQTHTIKFKISGDSNEHYSITVLLFPNWTSEIMITSSQRTSIGFRGTVSEIPPLEN